One window from the genome of Magnolia sinica isolate HGM2019 chromosome 4, MsV1, whole genome shotgun sequence encodes:
- the LOC131244517 gene encoding uncharacterized protein LOC131244517 — protein sequence MECVPADKGHPSSIPQNVETEGPSTADIPTKISTIEEEDEEPLDYGEYGYSPDLPLVAPIVSPRVSLTPLVAPRMVARGIVFSVEPTNLPIPKTIDSSTEARAPSFAEMIGSGPFSARGMQSPIAQVLAEGNLPQSNTASSSSVATVSDILSFEKVPAYKLMLMRNSMSTVVEMFKDLDQWSDLAVAMNVLDSAARMAKVNVSHVRDALSRFHNSIIALKSVENIVVPLEILEYGRQLASSKEKASQITSVISRHDQE from the exons ATGGAATGTGTTCCTGCTGATAAAGGGCATCCCTCATCGATTCCTCAAAATGTCGAAACTGAAGGTCCTTCTACTGCTGATATTCCTACAAAAATTTCAACCatagaagaggaagatgaggaaCCTTTGGATTATGGtgaatatggatattcaccag ATCTTCCTCTGGTTGCACCAATAGTCTCACCGAGGGTCTCTTTGACTCCTTTGGTGGCACCAAGGATGGTGGCTCGTGGAATTGTCTTTTCGGTAGAGCCAACCAATTTGCCAATTCCGAAGACCATAGACTCAAGTACTGAGGCCAGAGCGCCTTCTTTTGCTGAGATGATAGGATCTGGTCCTTTCTCTGCCAGGGGGATGCAATCTCCTATTGCTCAAGTCCTGGCGGAAG GAAATCTGCCTCAAAGCAACACAGCTAGCTCTAGCTCCGTCGCTACTGTATCGGATATATTATCTTTTGAGAAGGTTCCTGCATATAAACTGATGTTGATGAGGAATTCTATGTCGACAGTTGTCGAGATGTTTAAAGATctcgatcaatggtcagatctagcGGTTGCTATGAATGTCTTAGACAGTGCTGCGAGAATGGCCAAAGTCAATGTCTCTCATGTGCGTGATGCTCTCTCCAGATTTCATAATTCAATAATTGCTTTGAAGTCAGTCGAGAATATAGTTGTTCCTCTGGAAATTCTGGAGTATGGAAGACAACTAGCATCTTCTAAAGAGAAAGCTTCCCAGATTACCTCTGTCATTTCTCGACATGATCAAGAATAG